In Pseudomonadales bacterium, the sequence CGTGCAGACGGTAGGTGCAGTAGTTCAACAAGGGGTCATTTACACCTTGTTAGTAGACGTTGGCTACAGAAAGGATGCCAGCCCCGGGGGTGTTCCACGTCTCAAAGTGAACGATGTTTTCTATGACGGAATAGGAACGCCCGTGGTCGGCGGGTGGGCGCCGTTCACCGCGACCTACGTAGGATTAGCCGCTGACGTAGGTCAGCCAATCACGATTTTTTTAGACTCTGCATCCTTCCAAGGGAACTTCGACAATGTGCGCTTGCATGCAACCCCTAGCGCCGTTCCGCTGCCGCAGACTTGGGCGCTGCTGCTCCCGGCCATCGGCATGGTGGGAATGATGAAGCGCCGCAAGGCGTGAGCCGCTGACCGCTCCCGGGCGCAGCGGCAGCGGGCCGTTGGGCACCGGTAGCCGGTGGAAGGTGACGCAGCCATGACGCTGCGGTTCAGACGAAAGTGGGGGAGGCGCCTGAGGGCCCTCCCCCACTGCATTCAGGTGGCCGAGATGCCGCCATCGACCATGTAGGTGGCACCGGTCAGGAAGCTGGCGCGGTCGCTGACCAGAAACAGCATCAGTTCGGCGACCTCTTCCGGCTGGCCGTAGCGGCCGAGCGGAATGCCGGAGGCCACCCGCTCCTTCGCCAGCTCCGGCGCCGACGGCGCCATCCCCTGCTCCAGCGAGCGCATCATGCGGGTGTCGATCGGCGAGGGGTTGACGGTGTTGACCCTGATCTTGAACGGCGCGCCTTCGCGCGATGCGCTGCGCATCATGCCGACGACGGCATGTTTGCTGGTGACATAGGGCGACAGGCCGGGCCCGCCCTTGATGCCGGCGGTCGAGGAGGTGATGACGATGCTGCCACCGCCGCTCTTCTGCATTTCGGCCATCACATACTTGAGCCCGAGCCAGACGCCACGCACATTGACCGCCATCACCCGGTCGAACATCTCGATCGGTGAGTCGGTGATCGGCGCCACCACGCCCTCGATGCCGGCGTTGTTCAGAAAGCCGTCGATGCGGCCAAAGCGTGCCACGGTTTCGTCGACATAGCGCTTCACCTGTTCGGGCTGGGTGACATCGGCCTGGCACCAGGCGACGTCGGGGCCGATCGATCTGGCCACTTCGCCGAGTGGCCCCGGGTCGAGGTCCACCAGCATCAGCCGGGCGCCTTCGGCGTGGAAGCGCCGTGCGGCCGCCTGGCCGATGCCGCCGGCGGCGCCGGTGATGATGCAGACACGCTCTTTGAGCTCCATTGTTATTCTCCTTCGGTCGGTTTCAGATCAGTTTTGAAGCGCTGACGATGATGCCATTGTTGTCGGCATAGAGATACTCGCCGGGGTTGAAGGTGACGCCGCCGAAGGTGACCGGCACGTCGAGGTCGCCGATGCCGCGTTTTTCGGTCTTCATCGGACAGGTGGTCAATGCCTGCACGCCGAGGTCGGTCTCGGCGAGCGCGTCGACATCGCGGATGGCGCCATAGATGACGATGCCCTGCCAGCCATTCTTGGCGGCCTCCTCGGCCAGCATGTCGCCGAGCAGCGAACGGCGGCTGGAGCCGCCGCCATCGACCACCAGCACCTTGCCACGGCCGTTCTGGCCGACCTGGCTCTTGACCAGCGAGTTGTCTTCAAAGCATTTGATGGTGACGATCTGGCCACCGAAGGCGGAGCGGCCGCCATAGTTGCCGAACATCGGCTCGACGAGACGGATCTTGT encodes:
- a CDS encoding SDR family oxidoreductase, producing the protein MELKERVCIITGAAGGIGQAAARRFHAEGARLMLVDLDPGPLGEVARSIGPDVAWCQADVTQPEQVKRYVDETVARFGRIDGFLNNAGIEGVVAPITDSPIEMFDRVMAVNVRGVWLGLKYVMAEMQKSGGGSIVITSSTAGIKGGPGLSPYVTSKHAVVGMMRSASREGAPFKIRVNTVNPSPIDTRMMRSLEQGMAPSAPELAKERVASGIPLGRYGQPEEVAELMLFLVSDRASFLTGATYMVDGGISAT
- the rraA gene encoding ribonuclease E activity regulator RraA, with the protein product MSISTPDLCDQFADKIRLVEPMFGNYGGRSAFGGQIVTIKCFEDNSLVKSQVGQNGRGKVLVVDGGGSSRRSLLGDMLAEEAAKNGWQGIVIYGAIRDVDALAETDLGVQALTTCPMKTEKRGIGDLDVPVTFGGVTFNPGEYLYADNNGIIVSASKLI